The Saccharomyces mikatae IFO 1815 strain IFO1815 genome assembly, chromosome: 15 DNA window CAACCAACACCAATTGGACCACCGTGGTATTTTCTTACCAGTAAGGATAGTGACCGGAAGCACTTTCAGAATTCTTAAAAGATTGATCTGGTCTAACGACAAATATGCagcgaaaaaaatatttttcaatacaTTGCAGATTCTGACTACGTTGTCACTGGCTAATTTGTTGTCGTAAAACTTAGCAGCTGCTTGCAAGTGGCTTAAAGGTTTCAAAAACCTCAGAAACTTTCTTACTGTGGTAAATTGGGCTTGTAATTGCCTGGCCAAAACAGAGGAGTTCTGAACAGCCAAAAATCTGGCTAGATACTGTAGCAATCTCAGAATCTTTTCTCTGCCAGCCGAACCATCTAAAAATTTGACAAATTTCGTCACAGAAGGATGATACACCACTGTATCGCAGACCATGTTGATGTATATTACTTGTTGAGTTCTTTGAATTACTCTGAGTGGAAAGAATGACTAATCCTGTTGTTGGAGTCATTTCCCTTTTATATTAGTAAATGATATATCCATCGCTTCGGGTGCTCCGAGATAAATGCCGACGCGTAATGAAAATCGCAATGGAATTGGTTTTAGATTTGCTATTGTTATCGTTGTTCATGTTCTGGAAAAGAAGTCAAGTATAGGTGGGATGGGATACTATGACATTGAGGATGTTCTAGCAGATGGGACAGACTTTCCTTGCAAGTTCCAATATGATATTCCGGGCCTTGGATATCTGGAAAACAACCCAGGACGACCCATAACGAAAAACACCAAACTAAATCTACCGTTGTGGTTAGCAAGAATCCTGGCAATTGTAGGCGGTGACGAAGTCCTGGTAGATGAAGATCCTGTACCGTTTGTGGAGCTTTTGCCCCCAGATATGTTTTCTACCAAAGTTGTGAACGCTATCAAGACAGATCCCGTGGCCCTGGACTTACATTCGATAAATTCACATTTCTTTAGCTTGGCCATAAAATGGATAACTTTGTTTAGTGAAAAGGAGTTAGCCAATGTTGTTAGTGAGTTGCTTTTGCAGCGTGCACAAGAACTTAATCATCACGCTAGTAGTTTATCAATTGATCTCAATGCGGATTCGGCAGCAAAAAATCCAACAAATACTAATATAGCAACAAGCACATTCTTGCTGAAACTAGACGAAATGGAAAAGGACATATATAGAAAGTCACACGAATCCTATAAAGAGACCAAAAAGTGGATgtttaaaaaataacacattttttgtttagaAATACactatattatataattatagaaaaaaggcaataacaatacaatattacgttttttcaaagtcttGTTTCCCACTTTCCACCCCTTCTTAGAACAACCCATCGTTGTCGTCATTATCTTTGAtgtcatcattatcatcttttttgttttgttccGACCCACTCATCTGTgcttcttcctcatcactatcttcaataaactCACTCGATAATTGTGATTTTTTCCCCTTATTATGAGAAGGCTTTTTCACtacatcatcttcatcttcgtcgCTATCAGAGACCGTCTTTTTAACagctttcctttttttggattcatcatcattttttgtttttgttgatctccttcttttttgtctAGGCTTTTCTTCGTCATATTCATTGTCCTTTTCAGAAAGGTCTGAATCGTCCTTAACAGTGTGTTCACTTATGGCCATGGCTTCACGCTCTTGAATTAACTTTTGTGCTTCATCTTGCAATCTCCTGTACTCCTCCGCTtgtttttccaatttcaaACGTCTGGCTAcctcttcttgtttcattctttcttgttcttttaattCGTTTTCTTCCAGAATTTTACGTGCTTCATCAATTTTAGCGTTCTgctctttttcaaaatcttcttgCTCATTCAAAGAACGTTCTAATGCACTTTTCATGGTGGTCTCACCCAATTGAATACGTTGTTCCAATTCCTCCTTAGGAATCATattaaattctttcaagtCATTCAACTCTTTAAACAGTTCCAAACCTTCTTTCAAACCTTCCAAGGAATCCCTGATTTGCTGAATTGTCCTAAATTTAGGATTTGATCTTCTTAAAGTTTCTGCTATCTGAAACTGTAACAAAGCTATATTAAACTTAACACTAGGAATGAACTTACTTTTATAAGACTCTTTAACGAAAAGATCTAAAGCTGTTTTAGCATTCTCTAACGCTTTTTGGTAAAAACTTACAGATCTTTCTTTAATAGCACGTGCATACCAAGCTCTGCCCAATAAGTTCAGAATATGCGGtcttgtatttttattctcgaattttttcaaaactagTTCATAATTTTCAATGGCTTTACCATATTCGCGCATTTCCAAATAGCAATGTGCAAGATTCAATTGAACATCTTCATTATCTAAAGAGTCTCTTACTTTCCTCAAAATCTCCAAAGCAGGTCCCATCCTTTTACTTTCTGCAAAAATGATTGCAACACCTTGAGCGGCAAATATATTGAACGGATCGACTTGTAAGACTTTCTGATATAATTGAATGGCTTTCAAATAAGAATGCTTCGatttttcttgttcctTTGGATTTCTCGACTTTTTTCCATCTCTAGCAATAGTTACGTATAGATTAGCTAAAGAGATTAGGGCATAAGCGTCATGAGAATTATATTTCACCAAGGTTTCCTTGTTATGACTTGTGCTCTTTTcgttgttttttctttctttgctATTTTTTAAGTACCAACCATAAAATGAACGAATCTCTAGATCTGACTTGTTCACTCCTAACAAATTATTCATTTCTGTACTCATAGTCGAATCGTCAATTTCTGACTGTGCAAATTTGAGGTACaaatttcttattcttgCTGCAATATAAGTCGGGTGTGAAGATATAATCTGGGAATATATAGATTCCGATTTTTCGCATTCATTTTTCTCGTTAGTCCTAGCAATGTTATATTCCAATGTAATGCTGACACTATTGTCTGTATTACTAACTCTTGCCTTTGCTTGTTTAAAAAAGTCATCAGCTTTCGCGAAGTCACCGTTAATGAAGTGGTAACAAGCCAAATTATTGAGTACTTCCAACggaatttctttcttgatgaatTCCATTTCCTCCAAAGCTTTGGAGAGATGATCTAAGGAAGTTTTATATTGGTTCTGTGATTCATAAAGTTGAGACATAACAAGAGAAGCTCTGGAGATAattaattgattttttgtGGCAAGCGCTAATTTCACGTATCTTTCTAAATACTTTAAAGCCTTTTCATTTAGAATGGTTTGTTCTTTGGAAGGGGTGTTTTTTGCAGCGCTAGCATCAAAGGCTTTACCGGCATAAAGCATGCCCAGGATATAGTTTAATTCCTGTAGATTTTCATTTGTCTTGtataaattttcaaaagtaatAATACTTTCCTCCAATAAGTTGCTTTTTATCTGAGTCTGGCCCAGCCCTAATTTCGCCAGcaagttttcttcatttttttttaaactttcTTGAAACATGATGAAGGATTTACGATAATCACCTAATGCATAATGTGCCCTACCGCACCAAAATGAAGATTCAGATAGGACAGTTTTGGCTATTAAGGAGctcattttcaagattttgTGATGATAAATATTTAAAACAGTTTGATAATCGCCTTTAAAGTAGTAGTAAGTTTGTAATAAGGTTAACAAAACAGGATTATGCTGGTTCTcggaaaaaatattgttcAAGTCACTCAATGCCTTCGAAAAGGCTTCCTTAAATGTTGTGTCATTCGTAGAATTGGTTAAGGAGTCATAAAACTCACCTAATAGTACCAATATTGAGGCACTTGTGTTCTTTGGATTTATTTGTAGAGCTCTTTGCCACGATTTAATCGCCATTTTTGGATCCTTTAATTGCCAAAAGCACAGACCAATTCCAATACGAGGATCCGGTTGTAGCACAGGGTTGATAACCAGTAAttcttggaaaattttcaaaccaGCCATatagttcttcttttggtaTAACAATTTTGCCCTTagaagtaaaaataaacaattgGGTTTCGATTGTCTACCGGACCTATGATCTTCGGCATGAATACTCTTCACAAACAAGTCTGAGGTTTCCAAGGCCTTATCATAATGGCCACGCTGGTAATATAGCTCGACTGTGGCTAACATATTACCAATCCATGTAGGGTCAAATCCAATAGCATCCTTTAAATTTAATTCAGCTTGGGTGAGTTCATGTTCTTTTGTTTCCACACTAAGAGATTGTCTCTTGGCTAAATTCAAATGCGCCCAGGTTAAAAATGTATGCAATGATGCTCTTTCagagttttgaaaaacatcTAAGGCCATTTCAATTAGTTTAATACCTTCGTTGGTTTTCCCATGATTGCAATAGGCAAGAGCAATGGTCAACCAATGTTCCTTCTCAGAATTTTCCTCAACTAGTAAAGTCTTCAAATCTGTAGGATCATCCGGCAAATCGGTTTCTAAATCGATGCCCACCAATTCTTCCGAGGCCTTCAGTGGGATATCTAAGGAAGTGGGCCATTCCATAGACGGGTACCCTTCGACTTTAATTGCGTTTGCcatatcaattttttgttccCAACACAAATGGACTAGGCTATTGGAACTTTGCACAGAAACACCCTTATGATGGTTTTAGAACTTTATTAATAGCACTCTATAATTCTAATATTATcctcttttcctttaaaACTGAATAATTTTTCGTTCGAGGAAAAGTCACATTACGGGTAACAAACGAATTGTAAcatgaaaattttcagtAACATAGCGATGAGCTTAAAGCATATTTGTTGATTAGCGAGGAAGATATAGATCTCTGCTATCTAGACCATGTGTGCGGTCAGGACTAAGGAAATTAAAAGTGATGAATAGCTTGATTCAAAAGAGAGTTTTTGTCGGCAacatctttcaaaatgcAGACGATTGTTATTCAGAATTACTAGATCGGTTTGGCAAATTTGGTGACTGCAAAGACGCTcagtttgaaaaacatAATCACTTTGCGTTCATTAATGTGAAATTTAACGATGAGACAGCTTTCAACAGGTTGAAAAAGAGCTTTAATAATGTCAAGTTCAAAGGAAACATTTTGAAGATTGATGAAGCAAAGCCAAATTGGGAAACTAGCTGGGCGGAACAACATGCAAAGGACATCAAGGAagatattattcaaaatcttaaaatgaaaaaaaagaattggGAACATTATAAGAAGATGGAAAATGTAGCGAAAACCTGGAAGGATCATAAAGAAGTTATTGCAGGTAGAATGAGGGAAGCACCAAGGAAAAGAGGGCAAACGAGAAACATCACGTTCAGGATTAATGTTAATGGATCATTGAAAGTTTATAAATGTTATAAAACTAAGTTGTGGGGTtatgaaagaaacaaagaatTAAACGATCTTGTGTACAAATTTACAAATAATTTCTGGAAAAACGGGTATAATCATATTGTTGATAGACTGGATTACAGTCGTGCGGCCAAACCCGTTAGGTTCACTAATGGGCTGAAGCAGTTAACCATatcaaaagatgaaaacGCTAGTGATGAGAAGACAGACAGCGAGGAGAATATgtcagaagaagagaaggaGAAAAACAACGTTATTCTGAACGACTTATTAAAGgagtttgattttgataagCCAATGCCTCTAAATGACTCCGACGAAGAGCACCTGGCAGAACAGGAGGGGAAAGAAGCAGATGCTCCAGAAGATGAGGACGTTGAACTGGAAAAAGTTTCCGAAGTAAATGttccagaagaagaggGCGCCCTACCAGAAGAGActtcaaacaaaaagaaagaacacCACGACGATGGACAAAAGGATCAAGAATTTATTCCAActttttccaaagaagtTGGTCAAGGTACAATAAGCAACACCGAGACATTAAGAAACATATTTAACCCAACCGAGACGGAATCTGTATCGCAATTCAAATTAATTGAAGATTCAGATAATGATATTGATCATGGGAAAGATGTTGACGTGAACGAGCAGGAGAAGGAAGTAAATAAATCTCACAGATCAGACGCCACATCTCCGTTATCGCAGACGTCTAAAGATAAGGATAATAAAAacttcttattttttcctcATTTGCAGTCGCCATTTTTAGTAGGGCAAACGCAACTGAGTAAAGTACGGGCTAGTGGGAAAGAAACAACACTATCGAACTGGGATGAGGAGTTTTGGGCTAACAGAGGTAATTGGACCCGTGATATGAGGCGCAAAATGAAAGATGCATTGAAGCACcgtaaaagaaaacaatcaaaaaaCGGGTTTCTTTTATAGTGAGTATGTACATGTATATAATTTTGACATCTCTATCGCTTTCTTAGAAAGCATTTTTACCAAATTTAACAGCCATTTCCACAGCGGCAGCGCCCCAGTCTTCCCCATGGTTGTGCATGGAGTGTGCCTCATCGATGCCTGCTCTAGCCAGGGCTTGTTCTTCAGTCATACAAGTTAAAAGGCCAAAAATGACGGGCATGTCGACCTTTTCCTGTAGGCTCATCAATGCATGAGTGGTCGAATCTGAAATGTATTCAAAGTGCATAGTACTACCTTTGATAAGAACACCGATAGGGATAACAACATCCAATGGTTCCCCTAACTTGGCCTGTTTGTCAACAAACCTCTTGGTCCCCCAAGGCAGCTCGTAAGATCCAGGAACGGTTTCAATTATTATGTTCTTTTCATCGACACCGAGAGAAGCCATTCTTTCAATGGCACCTTTCACTAGGGCGTCGATAATAACACGGTTCCAACGGGCGTGAATAATTCCAACTCTAATTTTGGACCCATCGTAAACTTGATCTGGTTTTCCTAATCCTTTGACTGCCATTGTGTGCTACGTTTGACTATATAATACCTATATGTTTTCTGCTTTCTCAGTGACAATGTTTAGTAGCTCTCTTTTTATGTGAATGAACACTTTCCTCTTACTCatggagaaaaaaagaaacggaAACCTCCGGAAAATTCTCCGCTTGCACAGTAACTCACTATACTATACGGACTGAACTACTAGAGTGCTATTAAATCTTACCAAGATGTAAATTAAATACCACAAGGTCCTTAAAGTCTTCGATGTTGTCACATGAAAGCCCCGTCTCTTTATCTTAATGAAGCTCGCTATGCTGTTGATGAAGAACAACTGTGTGACCCGGCCGCCGTCGcctgaaatttttcagttctgtgtaatataataatgaaacagTAGAAATAGGTAGCTCAACAGGTCAACCCCAAGATCCTGACCAACTAAGAGTACGCGAGATGTCCACATTCACATTTCCGGGCGATAAACTGCCTGTAGACCCTATTTTACCCGTCAAGCTAGGTCCTGGTATATACTGTGATCCCGATGATCAAGAAATACGGCCCGTTAATACAGGTATCTTGCATGTTTCCACTAAGGGCAAAAGCGGTGTTCAGGCTGTATGTATAGACTATTCCAGTAGGAGATACGTACCATCAGTAAACGATTTTGTGATTGGAATAATCACGGGAACGTTTTCAGATAGTTATAAAGTTTCGCTGCAAAATTTCTCATCCAGTGTTTCGTTGTCCTATATGGCATTCCCTAATGcttcgaagaaaaacagACCAACGTTGCAAGTGGGTGATCTAGTATATGCAAGAGTTTGTACAGCAGAAAAGGAACTAGAAGCTGAAATAGAATGTTTTGACTCAACTACGGGACGCGATGCTGGTTTCGGATTATTAGAAGATGGTATGACTATAGACGTAAGTTTGAATTTCGCACGCCAGTTACTTTTTAACAATGACTTTCCCCTATTAAAAGTGTTAGCTTCGCATACCAAGTATGAGATTGCCATCGGTCTCAATGGGAAGATTTGGGTAAAATGCGACGACTTATCTAATACTTTAGCTTGTTATAGAACTATAATGGAGTcttgtgaaaaaaatgatatgACTACGTTCAAGGATATAgcaaaaaaacaattcgAAGAAGTACTCACCGTTAAAGAAGAGTAGACGATCATGTATAATTAAATATATAACCatatcaatattattatattattattatcacactttttttccacCAGTAGTGTCTTGCGAAAAAGCGATGGgaaaaaagtttcaaagccatctcatctcatcaTGATTTACATATGAACATATAATCCAGACGAATACAGTGCCTACATCTAAcacaatgaaaaatcttACTGCTTTGAAGCAAAAGAGCAAGGATGTCAAACAAGAAAGACGCAAAAAATACGCTGATTTAGCTATTCAAGGTACAAATAATTCCTCAATTGCTTCCAAAAGGTCGGTGGAATTACTCTATCTGCCGAAATTAAGTTCAGCTAATAACTTTCAAATGGacaaaaatagaaaattgttggaatacttcaagttttttgttcctaaaaaaaccaaaagaTCTCCTTGCATTAATAGAGGCTATTGGTTGAGATTATTTGCCATTAGATCAAGATTGAACTCCATCGTCGAGCAAACACCAcaaggtaaaaaaatagttGTTGTTAATCTCGGATGCGGGTATGATCCGTTGCCATTCCAGTTGCTAGACACTAGAAATATCCAAAGTCAGCAGTATCATAGCCGTGTCTCTTTTATCGATATTGATTACTCAGATCTGATGAAAATTAAGATTGAGTTAATTAAGACCATACCTGAGCTTTCGAGAATTATCGGCCTTTCTGAAGATGAATGTTATGTTGACACGAGTAATGTTGATGTTTTGACTACTCCAAATTATCTCGCCAGGCCATGCAATTTGAACGATTCTAAAAATTTTAGCGCACTACTAGAAGAATGTCAATTGGACGACCCAAACGTTGTTAAAGTTTTCATCGCCGAAGTGTCTCTGGCGTATATGAAGCCAGAATGTTCAGATAGTATCATCAATGCATCTTCGAAGATGGAAAATAGtcattttattattcttgaACAGTTAATTCCAAAGGGGTCTTCCGAACCCTTTTCTAAGCAGATGTTGACGcacttcaagaaaaatgacTCTCCACTACAGTCCGTGTTGAAATACAATACCATTGAATCGCAAATTGAACGATTTAATAAGTTAGGATATGCTCACGTCAACGCGGGTGACATGTTTCAACTATGGGAAAGTGTAGATGAGTTAACCAAAAATGAGCTCTTAAATGTAGAGCCCTTTGACGAATTAGAggagttccatttattttGTCATCATTATGTTTTATGTCACGCTACTAACAATAAAGAATTCAGATTTACTCAAGATTTTATGTTTGACAGACCAACGTCCGAAGTTAACTTAGCTACGGATAAAGGTTATGAGATTCTAGAATGTGAGTGCACTATTAGTAGAAAATATGGCGATGC harbors:
- the PEX11 gene encoding Pex11p (similar to Saccharomyces cerevisiae PEX11 (YOL147C); ancestral locus Anc_3.3); translation: MVCDTVVYHPSVTKFVKFLDGSAGREKILRLLQYLARFLAVQNSSVLARQLQAQFTTVRKFLRFLKPLSHLQAAAKFYDNKLASDNVVRICNVLKNIFFAAYLSLDQINLLRILKVLPVTILTGKKIPRWSNWCWLFGLLSGLAMDLRKIQTSHVQITAFTNAKSQNQGGEQEDHKKVLGKAYQDRYSALRRLFWDAADSFIVLNNLGYLTSSEEYVALSGVVTSILGMQDMWKMT
- the PSF3 gene encoding DNA replication protein PSF3 (similar to Saccharomyces cerevisiae PSF3 (YOL146W); ancestral locus Anc_3.4), whose translation is MGYYDIEDVLADGTDFPCKFQYDIPGLGYLENNPGRPITKNTKLNLPLWLARILAIVGGDEVLVDEDPVPFVELLPPDMFSTKVVNAIKTDPVALDLHSINSHFFSLAIKWITLFSEKELANVVSELLLQRAQELNHHASSLSIDLNADSAAKNPTNTNIATSTFLLKLDEMEKDIYRKSHESYKETKKWMFKK
- the CTR9 gene encoding Ctr9p (similar to Saccharomyces cerevisiae CTR9 (YOL145C); ancestral locus Anc_3.5) translates to MANAIKVEGYPSMEWPTSLDIPLKASEELVGIDLETDLPDDPTDLKTLLVEENSEKEHWLTIALAYCNHGKTNEGIKLIEMALDVFQNSERASLHTFLTWAHLNLAKRQSLSVETKEHELTQAELNLKDAIGFDPTWIGNMLATVELYYQRGHYDKALETSDLFVKSIHAEDHRSGRQSKPNCLFLLLRAKLLYQKKNYMAGLKIFQELLVINPVLQPDPRIGIGLCFWQLKDPKMAIKSWQRALQINPKNTSASILVLLGEFYDSLTNSTNDTTFKEAFSKALSDLNNIFSENQHNPVLLTLLQTYYYFKGDYQTVLNIYHHKILKMSSLIAKTVLSESSFWCGRAHYALGDYRKSFIMFQESLKKNEENLLAKLGLGQTQIKSNLLEESIITFENLYKTNENLQELNYILGMLYAGKAFDASAAKNTPSKEQTILNEKALKYLERYVKLALATKNQLIISRASLVMSQLYESQNQYKTSLDHLSKALEEMEFIKKEIPLEVLNNLACYHFINGDFAKADDFFKQAKARVSNTDNSVSITLEYNIARTNEKNECEKSESIYSQIISSHPTYIAARIRNLYLKFAQSEIDDSTMSTEMNNLLGVNKSDLEIRSFYGWYLKNSKERKNNEKSTSHNKETLVKYNSHDAYALISLANLYVTIARDGKKSRNPKEQEKSKHSYLKAIQLYQKVLQVDPFNIFAAQGVAIIFAESKRMGPALEILRKVRDSLDNEDVQLNLAHCYLEMREYGKAIENYELVLKKFENKNTRPHILNLLGRAWYARAIKERSVSFYQKALENAKTALDLFVKESYKSKFIPSVKFNIALLQFQIAETLRRSNPKFRTIQQIRDSLEGLKEGLELFKELNDLKEFNMIPKEELEQRIQLGETTMKSALERSLNEQEDFEKEQNAKIDEARKILEENELKEQERMKQEEVARRLKLEKQAEEYRRLQDEAQKLIQEREAMAISEHTVKDDSDLSEKDNEYDEEKPRQKRRRSTKTKNDDESKKRKAVKKTVSDSDEDEDDVVKKPSHNKGKKSQLSSEFIEDSDEEEAQMSGSEQNKKDDNDDIKDNDDNDGLF
- the NOP8 gene encoding Nop8p (similar to Saccharomyces cerevisiae NOP8 (YOL144W); ancestral locus Anc_3.6) — protein: MNSLIQKRVFVGNIFQNADDCYSELLDRFGKFGDCKDAQFEKHNHFAFINVKFNDETAFNRLKKSFNNVKFKGNILKIDEAKPNWETSWAEQHAKDIKEDIIQNLKMKKKNWEHYKKMENVAKTWKDHKEVIAGRMREAPRKRGQTRNITFRINVNGSLKVYKCYKTKLWGYERNKELNDLVYKFTNNFWKNGYNHIVDRLDYSRAAKPVRFTNGLKQLTISKDENASDEKTDSEENMSEEEKEKNNVILNDLLKEFDFDKPMPLNDSDEEHLAEQEGKEADAPEDEDVELEKVSEVNVPEEEGALPEETSNKKKEHHDDGQKDQEFIPTFSKEVGQGTISNTETLRNIFNPTETESVSQFKLIEDSDNDIDHGKDVDVNEQEKEVNKSHRSDATSPLSQTSKDKDNKNFLFFPHLQSPFLVGQTQLSKVRASGKETTLSNWDEEFWANRGNWTRDMRRKMKDALKHRKRKQSKNGFLL
- the RIB4 gene encoding lumazine synthase RIB4 (similar to Saccharomyces cerevisiae RIB4 (YOL143C); ancestral locus Anc_3.7) gives rise to the protein MAVKGLGKPDQVYDGSKIRVGIIHARWNRVIIDALVKGAIERMASLGVDEKNIIIETVPGSYELPWGTKRFVDKQAKLGEPLDVVIPIGVLIKGSTMHFEYISDSTTHALMSLQEKVDMPVIFGLLTCMTEEQALARAGIDEAHSMHNHGEDWGAAAVEMAVKFGKNAF
- the RRP40 gene encoding exosome non-catalytic core subunit RRP40 (similar to Saccharomyces cerevisiae RRP40 (YOL142W); ancestral locus Anc_3.13), yielding MSTFTFPGDKLPVDPILPVKLGPGIYCDPDDQEIRPVNTGILHVSTKGKSGVQAVCIDYSSRRYVPSVNDFVIGIITGTFSDSYKVSLQNFSSSVSLSYMAFPNASKKNRPTLQVGDLVYARVCTAEKELEAEIECFDSTTGRDAGFGLLEDGMTIDVSLNFARQLLFNNDFPLLKVLASHTKYEIAIGLNGKIWVKCDDLSNTLACYRTIMESCEKNDMTTFKDIAKKQFEEVLTVKEE
- the PPM2 gene encoding tRNA methyltransferase PPM2 (similar to Saccharomyces cerevisiae PPM2 (YOL141W); ancestral locus Anc_3.15), producing MKNLTALKQKSKDVKQERRKKYADLAIQGTNNSSIASKRSVELLYLPKLSSANNFQMDKNRKLLEYFKFFVPKKTKRSPCINRGYWLRLFAIRSRLNSIVEQTPQGKKIVVVNLGCGYDPLPFQLLDTRNIQSQQYHSRVSFIDIDYSDLMKIKIELIKTIPELSRIIGLSEDECYVDTSNVDVLTTPNYLARPCNLNDSKNFSALLEECQLDDPNVVKVFIAEVSLAYMKPECSDSIINASSKMENSHFIILEQLIPKGSSEPFSKQMLTHFKKNDSPLQSVLKYNTIESQIERFNKLGYAHVNAGDMFQLWESVDELTKNELLNVEPFDELEEFHLFCHHYVLCHATNNKEFRFTQDFMFDRPTSEVNLATDKGYEILECECTISRKYGDAAVSGNDVYYMGGSNPYRVNEILQLNIYNDKMDIKNIEVSGSGVPDARMCHTFTTLCSNDQLLLVGGRKAPHQGLCDNWIFDIKKREWSMIQSLSHTRFRHSACNLPDGNVLIMGGVTEGPVMLLYNATRKTFKDVTPKDEFFQKSLVSAGLAFDSTLNQGVVLGGGFMDQTTVSDQAIVFTYNPESILEPITVLKKVQHPLFQRYGSRIKFMSPRKLLIVGGTSPSRIFDQNTSIITLDLQNETLTSIPICKRIWEDHSLMLTGLNLVSTVAGIIHIIGGGATCYGFGSVTNVGLKLLQAPNDAPGGVRMVTSSLCDSLKVHDASF